The following are encoded together in the Bombus pascuorum chromosome 10, iyBomPasc1.1, whole genome shotgun sequence genome:
- the LOC132911469 gene encoding LHFPL tetraspan subfamily member 2a protein-like yields MCYVIVTSRSLLWTLLSLAALMAVLSGLITPKWLIGPQIKDTKNGTEFYAPTVGIFNRCIRLHGKKTHCANFNLDGFATDSSVFPDCWKASYFFLSFGLAIMSMTVVAALVGCCMQSIGRKSIFNLAGVAQVIAGIFYLLGMILYPAGWGAERVQRICGPEADAFYLAECSLGWAFYSAVIGVGLTFVCAVISGQAEKSTASDKVQDKMNEGKTLICLA; encoded by the exons ATGTGCTATGTGATAGTCACTAGTCGTAGTTTGCTGTGGACGCTCCTGTCCCTGGCGGCGTTAATGGCAGTTTTATCGGGGCTCATCACTCCAAAATGGCTCATTGGACCTCAGATAAAAGACACGA AGAATGGAACAGAGTTTTACGCGCCAACAGTCGGAATTTTCAATCGTTGCATCAGGCTACATGGGAAGAAGACTCACTGCGCAAATTTCAACTTGGATGGCTTTGCCACAGATTCCAGCGTATTTCCAGACTGCTGGAAAgcttcttacttcttcctgTCTTTTGGTTTGGCGATTATGTCGATGACAGTGGTGGCAGCTTTGGTTGGCTGCTGCATGCAAAGCATCGGCAGAAAGAGCATCTTCAACCTGGCTGGTGTTGCGCAGGTTATTGCTG gaatattttatttgctgGGGATGATTTTGTATCCCGCCGGCTGGGGCGCAGAAAGGGTTCAAAGGATCTGCGGACCGGAAGCTGACGCTTTCTACCTCGCTGAATGCTCTCTAG GTTGGGCTTTCTATAGCGCCGTGATAGGGGTTGGATTGACGTTTGTTTGTGCGGTAATAAGCGGCCAAGCAGAAAAGTCCACAGCCAGTGATAAAGTTCAGGACAAGATGAACGAGGGCAAAACATTGATCTGCCTCGCGTGA